Proteins found in one Microbacterium sp. SSM24 genomic segment:
- a CDS encoding ABC transporter ATP-binding protein: MTLVVKDLSAGYGQLTALRNISLSVETGEILAIIGANGAGKSTLLKTIAGQLKALTGSVTLDGEDVTALSASARARRGILMVPEGRRLFPSLTVKENLQLGMSTGRKGHWNLDTVCELFPLVAQRLNRVAGQMSGGEQQATAIARALVGNPEVIMLDEISLGLAPAIVVEFYDRLAEITQRGTAVLLVEQDVRRALSVADQVHCLLEGQTSLAGTDLDFADISAAYFGTGER, from the coding sequence ATGACACTCGTGGTCAAAGACCTCTCGGCGGGCTACGGCCAGCTGACCGCGCTGCGGAACATCTCGCTCAGTGTGGAAACCGGCGAGATCCTCGCCATCATCGGTGCCAACGGCGCCGGCAAGTCGACACTCCTGAAGACCATCGCCGGTCAGCTCAAGGCACTCACCGGCTCGGTGACCCTCGATGGTGAGGACGTGACCGCTCTCTCTGCGAGTGCCCGCGCCCGCCGAGGGATCCTCATGGTTCCGGAGGGCCGGCGTCTCTTCCCCTCACTGACCGTGAAAGAGAACCTTCAGCTGGGCATGTCGACCGGACGGAAGGGTCACTGGAATCTCGACACCGTGTGCGAGCTGTTTCCGCTCGTCGCCCAGCGCTTGAACCGGGTTGCAGGGCAGATGTCCGGGGGCGAGCAGCAGGCGACGGCGATCGCCCGTGCTCTGGTGGGGAACCCCGAGGTGATCATGCTCGACGAGATAAGCCTGGGACTCGCTCCGGCGATCGTGGTGGAGTTCTATGACCGTCTCGCTGAGATCACCCAACGGGGAACAGCGGTCCTCCTCGTCGAACAGGACGTGAGACGCGCTCTCTCTGTCGCCGACCAGGTCCACTGCCTGCTCGAAGGACAGACCTCTCTCGCCGGGACCGACCTCGACTTCGCCGATATCTCGGCCGCATACTTCGGGACGGGGGAACGGTGA